In Oncorhynchus gorbuscha isolate QuinsamMale2020 ecotype Even-year linkage group LG26, OgorEven_v1.0, whole genome shotgun sequence, the DNA window TAATGTTACGTGGAAAATACAACTAATGGGACGCATTCATTTCTTTCACTAGCAAATGCGAGTGAACTGCTGGCACTTTAGAGCCCATTGAATGTCCACACCGTACATGTCTCTGTGTTGCAGCTCGATGTTAGATTTACTcagtggatttttttttaaaattatgtttttaccccccccccccaaaaaaaataaaaaataaatcaggCCCTATTCATTTCTGCGTACTTTTAACTCTGATCTCGTGCCTGCATACAAGGACCGTGAATTGACACAACACAGAGTATCTGTGTCAGGTCTGGCTCTGGGCGCCCTCGTAGACCGTAGTGATGTAAAGAGCTTCCAACATTCAGTCCAGTGATATTGTCTTATCTCACCTTCCCATACTGGACAGAATGAGGTTATGGTTTGAAAAGTATGCCCTGTATCAACTCAATGGTCGGATTACAGGGCTGAAGAGGGTCGTATTCTGCGAAGACGTGGCACACATTCTCCCTACCCGCTTCAGTGCCCTTTGCCACTATACCAAATATCCTGGAGGGGGGAAAAAAGAATCAAAGTTGGATATTGGCCTACATTGTTGTTAGCTTTCATTCACAAATTATACATATTATAATGTGGGCAAATGCATGCTGAAGCATCTAATAATGAAGAACATTACCTTGCTGGTTTGGAACTCTTGTGCCACCTGTGAAGATAAAAAGTGGTTCAATTTAGAGATGAAAACGATGTTTaaaaatggagagagaaacagtccATTCAGAGTGGACTTTAATTTCTGATTTGTAGGCCCCATGTTTTTCCTGACCACATGACCTTACCAGGAAAAACTCGGGGGGGCCGTGAAACACAAGCTTTTGAAAGAATCAACTCACAGCCTCTTGTCTGGATCTTCACCACTGTAGCTGAGCATGTGTGCAGGGTAATGACGTCTGAAGAAGAGTCTAGTGggaacacacacattcatcagATGTCATTTCATCAAGAAAGCTCTTAGAAGTCATTTACCATCATCCGCTGTAGCGTCACCGAACAACTCAAAAGAAAATGTCATTcagaaaaaaaagccatattTTTCTTACTTTCTCTGGACGTCTGTCAAGGTGACACCTTTGGGTGACACCTTCAGGTTGACTATGGTGGGTGTGATGGTGCCCTGGTCCATCGTGAAGGTGGAGGACACAGCCTTTTGTACAGCACACGGCCCTGTCAACGTCTCAGTGGGGATTGCACTCAGGTAGAGGAAATTGCAAGctagggagaagacagggaagaTCATGAATTCAtttgagagaagagaaaccagtgtggtgcttttaaaaaaaaatcacagctGTCTACTGCGGCATGCAGGACAGGGGGACAACCACTACACTGTACTGCAGATTTCTACACTTACCAGTCATTCCCTAAATATTATAGGAGTCCAAATGCTGTGTGCAATGTAACCTACTATGACTGTTTATAATGTAGCATAATTGATTGAATGCAAGAAGTTGCAACATTGTTGCAGTTTGTGTTGCACTCATACAGCGCTGTATAAAATCTGTCCACGTTAAGCAGATTCCTAATTAATAAGCAGGCGAGAAGTTGTTGTATGGGCGGCAATGAGAGTGTTGAATTTAGCCAAGATAAACATGAATTGCTATTTTGATACGCGAGGCTTATTTGATCTAATATACGTTTCATCATGTTTAGGTTgttgatataactgatataactgttattcACGTGACATCCTGGCAACTTTGAGAAAACGTTCTATCAGTGTTGTCCCTGTTGAAATTCAAGACAGTATGTATATTATTAGGCTTGAATAGAATCGTACTCTCCATTGAACACAGGCGGGTGACGTCAACACCCCTCATCGAATATTCAAAATAGTTTTTAAATAACTAAATATATCCACCAATCCAAATAGAATAATATGTGGAAGCTTGACAGCGCGCCATTCCGCTCTGTGGACAACGAATCCAATTGCCGAGACGAATACATAGGTATTTCGTCAATATCCAAATCTCTGGCTTTATCAAGAATACTGTGATGATCCAGATACTTGGCAGGAGTCACGAGGGGTCAAGTGATCACCTCACCTTTGAGCTTTGTTGGCATGCACCGCTTTGGAATCCCTAAAAAACCTGCCACTTCGATTTAAGTGActttttgtagcaggttaggatagcaTTTTCgctaacctaattctcctaaccaaCTACACACAAGTAGTAGCTATTTCAAAGTGGCGTGTTTTTAGGGAAACTCTATACACGTCTTAGCTGAAGATACCGTTCGCTGACTTTGTACATATTTATAGATGTTCCAAAAGTATATTACGGGGAAACTAACTTATAGTTGAACTAACAAGTTCAAGATAACCAATGCAGCAGTTTACGGACAAAATgtgcagtcagagtgcagtataaccgCAGTATGCTGCAATTCTTTCTGCTAAAATACCAGTCAACTGCATTTACTCTACTTTTACTGCTGTAtcaaaactgcaacatttttttGTAAGGCCAAGTTTACTCAGGTTAGCCATTAACAGATAATTAGCTAATATTACAATGAAATGCTGGctactatagctagctagcttggaATACTTCTTTAGCCAGTCACCATTAAGGCCTACCAAACATGTTAATGAAATATGTCGATGCATGTTATTCCTTAGAGGCAGAATAGTAGAAAACTAGCTAGCTGATTGGCGAATTGATACCACAACTCGACAACCTAATGATGAACGATGGGTGCACAATTCTCACCTGTCTTGGTCTTGTCTTCTGGTGCTGACCTGTCATTCGTTTCCTCCTGTCCTTTGTTCAGATCTGTAGACCAAACAGATGTagtggaagtcggaagtttacatacaccttagccaaatacatttaaactcagtttttcacaattcatgacatttaaccctagtaaaaactacctgtcttaggtcagttgggatcaccactttattttaagaatgtgaaatgtcagaataattgcaGAGAGAAttgtttatttcagcttttatttctttcatcacattcccagtgggtcagaagtttacatacactctattagtatttggtagcattgcctttgaattgtttaGCATGGGTCaaaatgttccgggtagcctccacaagcttcccacaataagttgggtgaattttggcccattcctcctgacagagctggtgtaaccgagtcaggtttgtaggcctccttgctcgcacacgctttttcagttctgcccacaaatgttctataggcttgaggtcagggctttgtgatggccactccaataccttgactttgttgtccttaagccattttgccacaactttggaagtatgcttggagtcattgtccatttggaagacccatttgtgaccaagctttaacttcctgactgatgtcttgagattttgcttcaatatatccacataattgttcttcttcgtgatgccatctattttgtgaagtgcaccagtccctcctgcagcaaagcactcccacaacatgatgcagccacccccatgcttcatggttgggatggtgttcttcggcttgcaagcctccccctttttcctccaaaaataacggtgatcattatggccaaacagttctatttttgtttcatcagaccagaggacatttccccacaaagtacgatctttgtccccatgtgcagttgcaaacccgtagtctggctttaagatggttttggagctgtggcttcttacttgctgagcagcctttcaggttatgtcgatataggacttgttttactgtggatatagatacatttgtacccgtttcctccagcatcttcacaaggttctttgctgttgttctgagattgatttgcacttttcacaccaaagtacattaatctctaggagacagaacgagtctccttcctgagtggtgtgacggctgcgtggtcccatggtgtttatacttgcgtacagatgaacgtggtaccttcaagcatttggaaattgctcccaaggatgaaccagatttgtggaggtctacaatttattttctgaggtcttggctgatttcttttgattttcccatgatgtcaagcaaagaggcactgagtttaaaggtaggtcttgaaatacttccacaggtacacctctaattgactcaaattatgtcaattagcctatcagaatcttctaaagccatgacataattttctggaattttccaagctgtttaaaggcacagtcaacttagtgtatgtaaacgtctgactcactggaattgtgatacagtgaattataagtgaaatactctctctgtaagcaattgttggcaaaattacttgtcatgcacaaagtagatgtcctaaccgacttgccaaaaactatagtttgttaacaagacgtccgacttcaactgtactattTAATTGCCTGGTTTAGAAATGAAAATTTCGTCTTATATGTGGAATATGCTATTATTCACATCATCATAAAATGTATGTCAACATCATCTGTGGCTTGTTGCCTGGTTAGATTTAGGCTATTCGTTAAAGTATTATAGCATACCATGTGACCGGAGCAGAAGTTTGCAGGGTAGGGCATACGGAGTGACGGTGTGTTGGAAGACCAGGGCAGACAGACTACCTGCAAGGGGATTTTAAAAAACACAGTCCAGTTGTTTTAGCTTAGTGGTTGAATGTACATATCAAATGATAAAAGTATTCATGTTGTTTCAAGGAATGTCCACAAGGGGGCGTGGGTGATCTTTCTGAGTCATGGCATTACATCTGTGCACCAGAGTAGCCTTGATGATCCAAGGCAACAACAAAGCAACCTCGACATCACAAATGTGTTTGAGATCGGCATAGATTGTCACAATCAGACTCAACTGTTGTTTTTCTGTGATTGTTGCGGTACAGCCAATATAAATCTCATCTTACTTTCATTCTTTCTTACAGGACAGGATAGAAGCCCACATCTCTCAAAGCCCTGAAATGAAAATGTCTCCATCCCTCTGCCTCCCAGTTTTCAGGACACAGACCAGACATGGCTGACTCAAGTCTTGTGATTCGCGGTTCTCCTAAACCAGGGTGTGGGCCTTTTGTCAAGACTGTTTACCATGAATGAGCAATCTGTCAAAGAAGTGTGGGATTGATGGATTGTCACACTATGAATGAACAAGTTGACGTAGCCCACTTCTTACCAAAGTACGGTTCATGTGAGGAGCCCTTGATACGGACGCCCTTGGCCGACGATTCGATGAGAAAGTGCCTCACGAGATCTGAGCTGCTTTCCGCTGCAATAAAGAAGCCAAGAGTCAGGAAAGAGACAAGGCAGATAGGCAGTGTAGTATTTAATGAAAACAAATCTGATATGACATATGACCGTTAGATAACATACGGACCGATGGCTTTGATTCTACTGTGATGATGCGGTGTTGTGTAATATTGATAATAGTTACTACTGATGTAAGAAGCCAGGATTTAATCTCTATAATAGCATTCCGATAATCAAATGCTATTGAGTGTTTGCACTGCCACAGAGGTAGACGTTATGAGTAATGAGCGGCCTCCGGTTGCAACACAGATTTCAGGGTCAACACAGACCGACATTCCCACTCAAGTTAGCAGCGGGGAGAGTTAGGTGAGACCGGTCAGGTCTTTTCAAGACACACTGGTGTTGATCCTGGCATTTAGTGTGCTTTAGTTGTGTGTACTCTGTTTATAGGActgtgtgatgtgtggtggtggtggtggttctgAGCAGCGGTGTTGTACTGAGAAGAAGAGCGGTTgaagagcgctaagaaccttggtgtgatcctggacaacaccctgtcgttctcaaccaacatcaaggcggtggcccgttcctgcaggttcatgctctacaacatccgcagagtacgaccctgcctcacacaggaagcggcgcaggtcctaatccaggcacttgtcatctcccgtctggattactgcaactcgctgttggctgggctccctgcctgtgccattaaaccccttcaactcatccagaacgccgcagcccgtctggtgttcaaccttcccaagttctctcacgtcaccccgctcctccgttctctccactggcttccagttgaagctcgcatccgctacaagaccatggtgcttgcctacggagctgtgaggggaacggcacctcagtacctccaggctctgatcaggccctacacccaaacaagggcactgcgttcatccacctctggcctgctcgcctccctaccactgaggaagtacagctcccgctcagcccagtcaaaactgttcgctgctctggccccccaatggtggaacaaactccctcacgacgccaggacagcggagtcaatcaccaccttccggagacacctgaaaccccacctctttaaggaatacctaggataggataagtatgccccctttaagatttagatgcactattgtaaagtgactgttccactggatgtcataaggtgaatgcaccaatttgtaagtcgctctggataagagcgtctgctaaatgacttaaatgtaaatgtaaatgtaagagaaGAACTTAAGTATCGTTTACCTGGTTGGCCAGTAGGGGATATGTTGACGGGCGCCTGGTCCACCTTCATAGCCAGCCCGAAGGAGCCTCTGAAGGACGTGCTGTCTCTCACCACGAAGGTCCCCGGCTCCTTATCTATCACTATGGCCTCAGCTACAATCACACAGGTACCACAGATACAGATCAGATTGTGCAGGGCTATCCCCATAGTCACCATTGTTGTGCAGGGCTATCCCCATAGTCACCATTGTTGTGCAGGGCTATCCCCATAGTCACCATTGTTGTGCAGGGCTATCCCCATAGTCACCATTGTTGTGCAGGGCTATCCCCATAGTCACCATTGTTGTGCAGGGCTATCCCCATAGTCACCATTGTTGTGCAGGGCTATCCCCATAGTCACCATTGTTGTGCAGGGCTATCCCCATAGTCACCATTGTTGTGCAGGGCTATCCCCATAGTAACCATTGTTGTGCAGGGCTATCCCCATAGTCACCATTGTTGTGCAGGGCTATCTATCCCCATAGTCACCATTGTTGTGCAGGGCTATCCCCATAGTCACCATTGTTGTGCAGGGCTATCCCCATATTCACCATTGTTGTGCAGGGCTATCCCCATAGTCACCATTGTTGTGCAGGGCTATCTATCCCCATAGTCACCATTGTTGTGCAGGGCTATCCCCATAGTCACCATTGTTGTGCAGGGCTATCCCCATAGTAACCATTGTTGTGCAGGGCTATCCCCATAGTCACCATTGTTGTGCAGGGCTATCCCCATAGTAACCATTGTTGTGCAGGGCTATCCCCATAGTAACCATTGTTGTGCAGGGCTATCCCCATAGTAACCATTGTTGTGCAGGGCTATCCCCATAGTAACCATTGTTGTGCAGGGCTATCCCCATAGTAACCATTGTTGTGCAGGGCTATCCCCATAGTCATCATTGTTGTGCAGGGCTATCCCCATAGTAACCATTGTTGTGCAGGGCTATCCCCATAGTAACCATTGTTGTGCAGGGCTATCCCCATAGTAACCATTGTTGTGCAGGGCTATCCCCATAGTCATCATTGTTGTGCAGGGCTATCCCCATAGTAACCATTGTTGTGCAGGGCTATCCCCATAGTAACCATTGTTGTGCAGGGCTATCCCCATAGTAACCATTGTTGTGCAGGGCTATCCCCATAGTCATCATTGTTGTGCAGGGCTATCCCCATAGTAACCATTGTTGTGCAGGGCTATCCCCATAGTCACCATTGTTGTGCAGGGCTATCCCCATAGTCATCATTGTTGTGCAGGGCTATCCCCATAGTCATCATTGTTGTGCAGGGCTATCCCCATAGTCACCATTGTTGTGCAGGGCTATCCCCATAGTCATCATTGTTGTGCAGGGCTATCCCCATAGTCACCATTTTTTGTCACTCTGTTGCAGACCGAGTATCAATAAAAATCATTCATTTTAGCCTAAGATCAGCTTTTGTTTTCTGTTTCAACCTAAATTTGCTGTGCGTCTTTGAAACGTAATTTAGAACATAAAATGCAACAGTTGCTGCCAAATATATTGGCTCCCCGTTTCTTCTCAAAACGCTTACCCTGAACTCTGTTGATGTGTGGGCGGAACCAGAACTGAGAGGTGTCCATGACAAACTTCATGGAGTGCTGGTTGCCTTGGAAATGGCCTTGCAAAGCTGAGGGACCATGAAAAGAAAATGCACATGCTTTTATTATTGTATACGCACAAACCTTTTCCCAGCAGAGAGCACTGGACTGAGATGTTAGATTTTAAACAGATTGGCGAGGATCATCATCATCAGGACTCACAGTGAGAGGGAGATGGCGAGGATTGCCTGACGCTGGGCCTCTGCTTGATCTGTATGTCTGGGACCATTGCCTCTGGAGGTGACTGGGGGCTGAGCTCCCGCTCTGGGGCTCCGTTGACCAACACCACAGGGATGTCTGTCAGTGAACCGGCCAGGGAGGCAGGGCTGCTGTGGATCCCCTGGAAGTGGCCGAGTGGTGATGGGCCGGTCGGCGAACGCTTGTTGGTGAACGGCCTGGTCGAGGACCTGGACACGTCGCTGTAGGAGCTGGACGtgcggtagaggaggagagactcgGGGCTGTCGCCTTCACTGTCACTGAGCAAGGACTGATAGCTGTGGaagagagatgagtggaagagaagATGTTTTACGGCACTGTGAAGTCCAGACAGAGGGTAGATTGAGCTTTCAACTGCCAATCTGTATCAGCACCAGTTAGTGTTGCTCTATGGAGTCATGATTGGTCTAACTTGTCATTATCTTTGCATCAAACTCCGATATTAAAGTCATTTCCAAAAGCATGTATTAACAGGGTGCGAAGGAGTCTGACCTGCCCATCATGTAACTGGTTTCTGAGCCGGGCGACGTGGAGACCATCGAGACGGCACTGTTCCTGTGAGAGTGTGACATGCGCAGGGTAACCGGGGATGAACACATGCCCGCCTCGCCTCCCTGCGTCGAGGGCAGCCGCCG includes these proteins:
- the LOC124015550 gene encoding tensin-4-like; translation: MTPLQMKTSPAVWPEAVLQGTSPPPSPPPAAFPSHCPLLLAPGAAPKAPWRSLMPPLAPPLPCGSVVRRRLPSTQGGEAGMCSSPVTLRMSHSHRNSAVSMVSTSPGSETSYMMGSYQSLLSDSEGDSPESLLLYRTSSSYSDVSRSSTRPFTNKRSPTGPSPLGHFQGIHSSPASLAGSLTDIPVVLVNGAPERELSPQSPPEAMVPDIQIKQRPSVRQSSPSPSHSLQGHFQGNQHSMKFVMDTSQFWFRPHINRVQAEAIVIDKEPGTFVVRDSTSFRGSFGLAMKVDQAPVNISPTGQPAESSSDLVRHFLIESSAKGVRIKGSSHEPYFGSLSALVFQHTVTPYALPCKLLLRSHDLNKGQEETNDRSAPEDKTKTACNFLYLSAIPTETLTGPCAVQKAVSSTFTMDQGTITPTIVNLKVSPKGVTLTDVQRKLFFRRHYPAHMLSYSGEDPDKRLWHKSSKPARIFGIVAKGTEAGRENVCHVFAEYDPLQPCNPTIELIQGILFKP